A part of Terriglobus roseus genomic DNA contains:
- a CDS encoding SDR family NAD(P)-dependent oxidoreductase: MGKLEGKVAVVTGGSSGLALASAKRFVEEGAYVFITGRRQEQLDEAVRQIGRNVTGVRGDAANLNDLDRLFDIVKREKGKIDVLFASAGRGEALPLGEITEQHFDAAFGLNTRGTLFTVQKALPLFNDGGSIIMTGSVASVKGFPGFGVYAASKAALRSFARTWLNELKDRHIRVNVLGPGPIATPMQEEVLTPEAKQMFESLIPRGTMGQPEEIATVALFLASDDSSFVNGVELNVDGGFSAI; encoded by the coding sequence ATGGGAAAACTGGAAGGTAAGGTCGCAGTCGTCACGGGGGGATCGAGTGGGCTGGCACTGGCGAGCGCCAAACGCTTCGTGGAAGAGGGTGCCTACGTTTTCATCACAGGCCGAAGGCAGGAACAGCTCGATGAGGCAGTCAGGCAGATTGGTCGAAACGTAACCGGCGTACGTGGTGACGCAGCCAATCTCAACGACCTTGATCGTCTGTTCGACATCGTCAAACGGGAAAAGGGAAAGATCGACGTCTTATTCGCGAGCGCTGGCCGGGGCGAGGCCCTGCCACTGGGCGAAATTACCGAACAGCACTTCGATGCGGCCTTCGGCCTGAACACGCGCGGAACGCTGTTTACAGTTCAGAAGGCATTGCCACTGTTTAACGACGGCGGATCGATCATCATGACCGGGTCAGTCGCTTCAGTAAAGGGCTTTCCCGGTTTCGGCGTGTATGCGGCAAGCAAGGCAGCACTGCGCTCCTTCGCACGCACATGGCTCAACGAATTGAAGGACAGGCATATCCGGGTGAACGTGCTGGGCCCCGGGCCAATCGCTACTCCGATGCAGGAAGAAGTGCTCACTCCTGAGGCGAAGCAGATGTTTGAATCCTTGATCCCTCGAGGAACAATGGGGCAACCTGAAGAAATCGCGACAGTAGCTCTGTTTCTTGCTTCAGACGATTCCAGCTTCGTGAATGGCGTGGAGCTGAATGTCGACGGCGGCTTCTCGGCTATCTGA
- a CDS encoding cytidine deaminase, producing the protein MSLENKSATLDESRIRSLREQAAHAAKNAYAPYSLFHVGAALLLDNGHIITGCNVENASYRLTTCAEQAAVARAVVERGAHIRIVAVAIANEDATIACQPCGACRQTIAEFADPTCRIFFPAEHGKPGECTLADLLPASFNAQSLQQSASK; encoded by the coding sequence ATGTCGCTGGAAAACAAATCCGCAACCCTCGACGAAAGCCGCATCCGCAGCCTTCGCGAACAGGCCGCCCACGCCGCAAAAAACGCCTACGCGCCCTATAGCCTCTTCCACGTAGGCGCCGCGTTGCTGCTGGACAACGGCCACATAATCACCGGCTGCAACGTCGAAAACGCCAGCTACCGCCTGACCACCTGCGCCGAACAAGCCGCGGTCGCACGCGCAGTAGTCGAGCGCGGCGCACACATCCGCATCGTCGCCGTTGCCATCGCTAACGAAGACGCCACCATCGCATGCCAGCCCTGCGGTGCCTGCCGTCAAACCATCGCGGAATTCGCCGACCCCACCTGCCGCATCTTCTTTCCCGCGGAACACGGCAAGCCCGGCGAATGCACCCTGGCCGATCTCCTTCCTGCATCCTTCAACGCACAAAGCCTGCAACAATCAGCATCCAAGTAA
- a CDS encoding glycosyltransferase — protein sequence MIPAKNESRHLPSLLSSLAKQDYPAMADTEVFVADAGSTDGTAAIARSYDNLLNVRVIEGGLPSVGRNRGAAQSTSRYVLFLDADVELRDRTLLRRAMTAMQKQRLHCQTVDIACAEGTWADRLLYWGNSRMQRLSAWGMPFGTGMFLLFERGRFHELGGFAEDAVFAEDFLLTKQVSSLRFSVLDGCIYTSNRRFHRTGHARMVFLFFWTLLNCKNRSHFVRDHGYWDGAATETVSKA from the coding sequence GTGATCCCGGCAAAGAACGAATCGAGACACCTGCCCTCGCTGCTGAGTTCGCTGGCGAAGCAGGATTATCCGGCTATGGCGGATACGGAAGTCTTCGTTGCTGATGCCGGTTCGACCGACGGAACGGCTGCCATTGCACGTAGCTATGACAACCTGCTGAATGTTCGTGTGATTGAGGGCGGGTTGCCTTCTGTGGGACGGAATCGTGGTGCGGCGCAGAGCACATCGCGCTATGTGCTGTTTCTGGATGCGGATGTAGAGTTGCGTGATCGTACGTTGCTGCGTCGCGCGATGACTGCCATGCAAAAGCAGCGCCTACACTGCCAGACGGTGGACATTGCGTGTGCGGAAGGAACGTGGGCGGACCGGCTGCTGTATTGGGGTAACAGCCGGATGCAGCGGTTGAGCGCGTGGGGCATGCCGTTTGGCACGGGAATGTTTCTGCTGTTTGAGCGCGGACGCTTTCATGAGCTTGGTGGCTTTGCTGAAGATGCAGTTTTTGCTGAAGACTTTCTGCTGACGAAACAGGTTTCCTCTCTGCGCTTTTCTGTGTTGGATGGATGCATCTACACGTCGAACAGGCGGTTCCACAGAACAGGACATGCGCGCATGGTGTTTCTGTTTTTCTGGACGCTGCTGAACTGCAAAAACCGTAGCCACTTTGTACGTGACCACGGTTATTGGGATGGTGCTGCTACGGAGACGGTTAGCAAGGCCTAG
- a CDS encoding thymidine phosphorylase has protein sequence MSIHPIDVILHKRDGHELSDAEIRGFIAGVVDESITPARIASLLMAIFQRGLSPRELATLTDAMRRSGEVFDSAFLNKFTVDKHSTGGVGDKSSLLIAPIVAAAGLADPMISGRSLGHTGGTLDKLETIPNFNTQLSLKQFGEVIEKCGFSMIGQTKNLVPADRILYALRDHTGTVESPYLITASIMSKKLAEGLNGLVLDVKTGSGAFMKKYEDSEHLARLMVSTGEGNGTRTVALLTTMDEPLGRFSGNWIEVWECIDIMKGVHHPMYADLIQLSVTLSGWMLHLGGVSKTPEEGKTKSLALLHDGSAYKKWIEMTKLQGGDIKPFDDPAAFHKPKATRVLKAESDGYLASMDCTQVGWAVQRLGAGREKPGDPVSAHAGIEMHAKIGDRIIKGQPLVTLFTENAELLDTPEQMLRETIQIKQELPVKQPLIRQVIVADQQH, from the coding sequence ATGAGCATTCATCCCATCGACGTTATCCTGCACAAGCGCGACGGCCACGAACTTTCCGACGCTGAAATCCGCGGCTTCATCGCTGGCGTCGTTGACGAATCCATCACACCCGCGCGCATCGCATCGTTGCTCATGGCCATCTTTCAGCGAGGCCTCAGCCCCCGCGAACTCGCCACACTGACTGACGCGATGCGTCGCAGCGGCGAAGTCTTTGACTCCGCATTCCTCAATAAGTTCACCGTCGACAAGCACTCCACCGGCGGCGTCGGCGACAAAAGTTCCTTACTCATCGCACCCATCGTGGCAGCAGCAGGTCTCGCCGATCCCATGATCAGCGGCCGCTCGCTCGGTCACACCGGCGGCACACTCGACAAGCTCGAAACCATCCCCAACTTCAACACGCAACTCTCACTCAAACAGTTCGGCGAAGTCATCGAAAAGTGCGGCTTCAGCATGATCGGACAAACCAAAAACCTCGTCCCCGCCGACCGCATCCTCTACGCACTCCGTGACCACACCGGAACCGTTGAATCGCCATATCTCATCACCGCCAGCATCATGAGCAAGAAGCTCGCAGAAGGCCTCAATGGCCTCGTGCTCGACGTGAAAACAGGCAGCGGCGCATTCATGAAAAAGTACGAGGACAGCGAACACCTCGCACGCCTCATGGTCAGCACCGGCGAAGGCAACGGCACGCGCACCGTCGCTCTGCTCACCACCATGGACGAGCCACTCGGACGTTTCTCCGGCAACTGGATCGAAGTGTGGGAATGCATCGACATCATGAAGGGCGTCCATCACCCCATGTACGCCGACCTCATCCAACTCTCCGTCACACTCTCCGGATGGATGCTCCATCTTGGCGGCGTCAGCAAGACTCCAGAGGAAGGCAAGACAAAATCCCTCGCACTACTCCACGATGGCTCTGCGTACAAAAAATGGATTGAGATGACAAAGCTGCAAGGCGGCGACATCAAACCCTTCGACGATCCAGCAGCCTTCCACAAACCCAAGGCCACGCGCGTTCTAAAGGCAGAATCCGACGGCTATCTTGCCAGCATGGATTGCACACAAGTCGGATGGGCTGTGCAGCGCCTAGGTGCAGGCCGCGAGAAACCCGGCGACCCAGTTTCAGCTCATGCAGGCATTGAGATGCACGCAAAGATCGGCGATCGCATCATCAAGGGGCAGCCACTCGTCACGCTGTTTACAGAAAACGCAGAGCTACTCGACACACCCGAACAGATGTTGCGAGAGACCATTCAGATCAAGCAAGAACTTCCAGTGAAGCAGCCACTCATCCGCCAGGTTATCGTTGCAGACCAACAACACTAG
- a CDS encoding AraC family transcriptional regulator, with translation MDPITDIFKTMHVTAFGLHRLEATVPWGVKQENRSEEKVTPSGKKTPPADLAHFAMLSRGSCWLSVEGIAEPIPLSGGDCFLVAKGTSIVLRDSPRTRPKWTFREIGALANGNVAQCGGGGAPTTIVCGSLSFDRASLKPITQLLPSFILMKADEERTLALHNTVQALASEMAVQAPGSEVVATRLAEVLFIQVLRAHIALGQQRNKGWLRAIFDPQMGVALSAVHDSVSAAWTVESLAAAAGMSRSAFAVRFKELLGQTPMEYVTEWRMQKAMQLLQQRDKKLIDVARLVGYESDAAFSKAFKRVVGVNPGEYLKRGFEDHRNAGMTEDF, from the coding sequence TTGGACCCAATAACGGACATCTTCAAAACGATGCACGTGACCGCGTTTGGTCTGCACAGGCTGGAAGCCACAGTTCCGTGGGGCGTGAAACAGGAAAATCGGTCCGAAGAAAAAGTCACGCCCTCCGGCAAGAAAACGCCGCCCGCAGATTTGGCGCACTTCGCCATGCTTTCGCGGGGCAGCTGTTGGCTGAGTGTGGAAGGCATTGCAGAGCCAATTCCCCTTAGTGGTGGTGATTGCTTCTTGGTGGCCAAGGGGACTTCGATCGTTTTGCGCGACAGCCCGCGAACACGCCCGAAGTGGACATTCCGCGAGATCGGGGCTTTGGCCAACGGCAATGTCGCTCAGTGTGGGGGTGGTGGCGCACCCACGACTATCGTCTGTGGGTCTTTGAGTTTCGATCGCGCGAGCCTGAAGCCGATCACCCAGTTATTGCCGAGCTTCATTCTGATGAAGGCCGATGAGGAACGCACGCTTGCTCTTCACAACACCGTGCAGGCGCTTGCGTCAGAAATGGCTGTACAGGCACCGGGATCGGAGGTCGTCGCGACGCGCCTGGCCGAGGTTCTGTTTATACAGGTGTTACGAGCGCATATCGCGTTGGGGCAGCAACGCAACAAAGGATGGCTTCGCGCGATCTTCGATCCTCAAATGGGAGTCGCTTTGAGTGCCGTTCACGACAGTGTGAGTGCGGCCTGGACGGTTGAATCACTGGCCGCAGCGGCGGGCATGTCTCGCTCCGCATTCGCAGTGCGCTTTAAAGAACTGCTGGGACAAACACCAATGGAATACGTAACCGAGTGGCGGATGCAAAAGGCGATGCAGTTACTCCAGCAGCGTGACAAGAAGCTCATAGACGTTGCTCGGTTAGTCGGTTACGAGTCCGACGCTGCTTTCAGTAAGGCGTTCAAGCGAGTTGTTGGGGTCAATCCTGGTGAGTACCTGAAACGTGGTTTTGAAGATCACAGAAATGCCGGGATGACGGAAGATTTTTGA
- a CDS encoding SDR family oxidoreductase encodes MGKLEGKIALVTGGNSGIGLATAKRFVDEGAYVFITGRRQSSLDEAVKFIGKNVTAVQGDVSNLDDLDRLFAQIKSEKGKLDVVFANAGGGEFIPLGSYTEEHFDKTFNINVKGLVFTVQKALPLLPDGATIVLNGSIVSMKGFENFGVYNATKAAVRSFARTWTNELKARKIRVNVVSPGPIDTPAISGLVGNDSEQEKALKAGLAAGVPLGRMGEPDELAKAVVFLASDDSSFVAGVELFVDGGFVAV; translated from the coding sequence ATGGGTAAGCTCGAAGGAAAGATCGCACTCGTCACCGGCGGCAACAGCGGCATCGGCCTCGCAACGGCAAAACGCTTCGTGGATGAAGGCGCCTACGTGTTCATCACCGGACGCCGTCAGAGCTCCCTGGATGAAGCCGTAAAGTTCATCGGCAAGAATGTCACCGCCGTACAGGGCGACGTCTCCAACCTCGACGACCTTGATCGTCTCTTCGCGCAGATCAAGTCCGAAAAGGGCAAGCTGGACGTCGTATTCGCCAACGCTGGTGGTGGCGAATTCATTCCGCTCGGCAGCTACACTGAAGAGCACTTCGACAAGACCTTCAACATCAACGTGAAAGGCCTCGTCTTCACCGTGCAGAAGGCGCTCCCGCTGCTGCCCGACGGCGCAACCATCGTGCTGAATGGCTCCATCGTCTCCATGAAGGGCTTTGAGAACTTCGGCGTCTACAACGCCACCAAGGCTGCCGTCCGCTCCTTCGCCCGCACCTGGACCAACGAACTGAAGGCACGCAAGATCCGCGTCAACGTCGTAAGCCCCGGCCCCATCGACACCCCCGCCATCAGCGGTCTCGTCGGCAACGACTCCGAGCAGGAGAAGGCGTTGAAGGCAGGTCTGGCAGCAGGCGTTCCTCTCGGCCGCATGGGCGAACCGGACGAACTCGCCAAGGCAGTCGTCTTCCTCGCCTCGGACGACAGCAGCTTCGTCGCCGGTGTGGAACTCTTCGTCGACGGCGGATTCGTGGCCGTATAA
- a CDS encoding UDP-2,3-diacylglucosamine diphosphatase — MVRTCDTLILSDVHLGSDVSRAEEAIDVLEGVDFRQLILLGDIFSDLDFARLKRQHWDFLSCIRKLSNPKQRRTIVWVEGNHDHGLSQLMSHMVGVPVYQRYVWEYAGKRHLAVHGHQFDRFINRNILLSRFFEGFYEMSQRLDGKEQRMSRWFDRFSTRWLRLSDKVAEGALAYAKEGHADRVFCGHTHEAMQRNEGSIEYFNSGCWTDTRATFLTIDRKGVQIHEYQPGTVHRDPGKERIETPALAAEFAGEAGLSGYGGYGSLRC, encoded by the coding sequence ATGGTGCGGACCTGCGATACGCTCATCCTCTCCGACGTCCACCTGGGCTCAGATGTTAGCCGGGCGGAAGAAGCCATCGATGTGCTGGAAGGTGTGGACTTCCGGCAATTGATTCTGCTGGGTGACATCTTCAGCGATCTTGATTTTGCGCGATTGAAGCGACAGCACTGGGATTTTCTGTCGTGTATCCGTAAGCTCTCCAACCCGAAGCAACGTCGCACGATTGTGTGGGTGGAAGGCAATCACGATCATGGGTTGTCGCAGTTGATGTCGCACATGGTGGGCGTGCCGGTATATCAGCGCTACGTGTGGGAGTACGCGGGTAAGCGACATCTGGCGGTGCATGGGCATCAGTTTGATCGTTTTATCAACCGCAACATTTTGTTGAGCCGCTTCTTTGAGGGCTTCTACGAGATGTCTCAGCGGTTGGATGGCAAGGAACAGCGGATGTCGCGCTGGTTTGATCGCTTCAGCACACGCTGGTTGCGGTTGTCAGACAAGGTTGCAGAGGGTGCGCTGGCGTATGCGAAAGAAGGTCACGCAGACCGAGTGTTCTGCGGGCATACGCATGAGGCGATGCAACGTAATGAAGGCAGTATTGAGTATTTCAACTCCGGGTGCTGGACAGATACACGCGCCACGTTTTTGACCATCGACCGTAAGGGAGTCCAGATCCATGAGTATCAACCCGGAACTGTCCATCGTGATCCCGGCAAAGAACGAATCGAGACACCTGCCCTCGCTGCTGAGTTCGCTGGCGAAGCAGGATTATCCGGCTATGGCGGATACGGAAGTCTTCGTTGCTGA